A genomic window from Algoriphagus sp. Y33 includes:
- a CDS encoding nucleotidyl transferase AbiEii/AbiGii toxin family protein has translation MIKEWLAEYHPKSQDEAFSALREIMQEVALAGLQRAGFFEKAAFYGGTALRIFYGLERFSEDLDFSLLDVDPDFSLDSYFEAIITEFDALGMKVTIAEKKKQKESSIDSAFLKSATVWKELVLEGIIPQSGIKLMPSIKIKLEVDRLPPLGFETEEKLLLRPFSFYVKCFTPPSLFAGKMHVLLFRKWQKRVKGRDWYDLEWYIKKGVPLDLSRFLLRALDTGDWQEKSITKEQVLELIRAKIQSVDFNSIKEDVIRFIQDDSSLLIWSPQYFIDLIESLKFK, from the coding sequence ATGATAAAGGAGTGGCTAGCCGAATATCATCCCAAATCACAGGATGAGGCATTTTCCGCTTTACGTGAAATCATGCAGGAGGTAGCTTTGGCAGGACTGCAGCGTGCGGGGTTTTTTGAGAAAGCCGCATTTTATGGAGGAACGGCTTTACGGATTTTTTATGGACTGGAAAGATTTTCTGAGGATCTTGACTTTTCACTGTTGGATGTTGATCCTGATTTTTCACTGGATAGTTACTTTGAAGCTATTATCACGGAATTTGACGCTCTTGGGATGAAGGTCACGATTGCTGAAAAGAAAAAGCAGAAAGAGTCAAGTATAGATTCAGCCTTTCTCAAATCTGCAACTGTATGGAAAGAGTTGGTATTGGAAGGTATCATTCCCCAATCAGGGATTAAATTGATGCCAAGTATAAAGATTAAATTGGAAGTTGATAGACTACCTCCTTTAGGTTTTGAAACCGAGGAAAAATTATTGTTGCGTCCATTTTCTTTCTATGTCAAATGTTTTACACCTCCGAGTTTATTTGCAGGAAAAATGCATGTATTGCTTTTCAGAAAGTGGCAAAAAAGAGTGAAGGGGAGGGATTGGTATGATCTGGAATGGTATATTAAAAAAGGAGTTCCTTTAGATCTTTCCCGTTTTCTACTTAGGGCTTTAGATACAGGTGATTGGCAGGAAAAATCAATTACCAAAGAGCAGGTTTTAGAACTAATAAGAGCCAAGATACAAAGCGTGGACTTTAATAGTATTAAGGAGGATGTGATACGATTTATCCAAGATGATTCGTCATTATTAATCTGGAGTCCGCAATACTTTATAGATCTCATAGAAAGTTTGAAGTTCAAGTAG
- a CDS encoding metallophosphoesterase family protein produces MRSKIPLFLLLIIFSYDVQAQQKLPLSFNSKGDFKIVQFTDTHVDIPGKHNLEVFDIIRSVIELERPDLIVLTGDVVTQDDPKEAFQLFEDLFAGLDLPWVVAFGNHESQHNAGRREVAAFLAEFPNCLNDDQEEAYGNSNFVLPVTGEQSKEEALIYIMDSNNRSTLKPQVDGYGWFDFSQVQWYREMSKRFTQNNGGIALPALAFFHIPLPEYSQAWNNKIHPPVGVKNEQECSPEINTGMFAAMLEAGDVMGTFVGHDHINDYIGVHHGLALGYGRVTKIMKNPDEDPLAGGRVIVMKKGKREFETWIRDMNGVKELECNWPGEFGD; encoded by the coding sequence ATGCGTAGTAAAATACCCCTTTTCCTGCTTTTAATTATTTTTTCATACGATGTTCAAGCGCAGCAAAAACTCCCACTTTCCTTCAATTCTAAAGGAGATTTTAAAATTGTTCAGTTTACCGATACGCATGTGGATATCCCAGGAAAGCATAACCTGGAGGTTTTTGATATTATACGAAGTGTAATTGAACTGGAGAGACCCGATCTGATCGTATTGACAGGGGACGTGGTAACCCAAGATGATCCTAAAGAGGCATTTCAATTGTTTGAAGATCTGTTTGCCGGGCTTGACCTTCCCTGGGTAGTAGCTTTTGGTAATCATGAATCCCAGCATAATGCGGGCAGAAGGGAAGTAGCCGCGTTTCTTGCTGAATTTCCTAATTGCCTGAATGACGACCAGGAGGAAGCCTACGGTAATTCAAATTTTGTATTGCCGGTGACCGGAGAACAATCCAAAGAGGAAGCACTTATCTACATTATGGATTCCAACAACAGGAGTACCCTGAAGCCACAAGTCGATGGATATGGTTGGTTTGATTTCTCTCAGGTACAGTGGTATAGAGAAATGAGTAAGAGGTTTACTCAAAATAACGGAGGCATCGCTTTGCCGGCGCTGGCATTTTTTCATATTCCGCTGCCTGAATACTCACAAGCCTGGAATAATAAAATACACCCACCCGTCGGAGTTAAAAATGAACAGGAATGCAGCCCGGAAATAAATACAGGAATGTTTGCTGCCATGCTGGAAGCAGGAGATGTCATGGGTACTTTCGTTGGACATGATCATATCAACGATTACATAGGAGTACACCACGGGCTGGCATTGGGCTATGGGCGGGTTACCAAGATCATGAAGAATCCGGATGAGGATCCTTTGGCAGGAGGAAGGGTGATTGTTATGAAGAAGGGAAAGCGCGAGTTTGAAACCTGGATTCGGGATATGAATGGGGTGAAAGAGCTTGAATGCAACTGGCCTGGCGAATTTGGAGACTAG
- a CDS encoding SusC/RagA family TonB-linked outer membrane protein: MEITFTKKNLIPPSSLWLLLLLLLPQWAEAGMHRSEKIIEMHQTNLSLREFITEIESQSEFKFIYADGVHELLGQNIKVSPKATVRHHLKTAETFTPFEFKITGENILIRKSIKKQAAIPVTGLVLDEDNQPLVGATVLIKGSTSGVVTGIDGTFSIDVPNGQAILVFSYIGFEPQEIVVHNQSYIKVVLLSSFADMEGVVVTALGIERDERSLGYSVAEVGENAFQNGSQDNALRSIAGRVPGVSVNSTGGAGSSVSMIIRGISSLSGDNQPLFVVDGVPIINTLNNVSEIGADNKVDYGNAISDLNPEDIESMSILKGPSAAALYGSRAGNGVVLITTKSGRKVNNVTVSVSSNTLLEIPYKYLPFHSRFATGVRPYTPDNNPYPGGQLVIEEGSSAGAGPELDKGYEAIQWNSPLDANGNRIPTPLVSHPNNVSDFVRTGVTTTNGVSVANNNEFINYRIGYTNLSNWGIVPNSDFGRDNLSVNTTLRIDPKLTLSSSININQTGSDNRPAGNRGANPLEAAYKVSPHIDINELQSYWVPGQEGIQQRSQAIGDYDNPYFLAYEVNNSFKRNRVFGNLGLEYQFTENFKVKASYMLDMYSERRESKIPISYTADPNGGYGLINLDRMERNADILATYTQDYDNFHLTLSAGGNLRFNRNNAVQNSTKAEGSGLIVPGVYTLSNTSADNLIYNSSISEKAVNSIYGLANFGFRDLIYLDVTARNDWSSTLPEANRSYFYPSASLSLILNEMLDMGSSIDLLKLRSGWAQVGNDTDPYNLYQVLANNGEWDSQTRLTVPDNLKTPDLKPEISTSYELGLELIAFQNRLRFDLTYFNTDNKNQILPVTLPSSSGFTSKFVNAGLVNSKGWEVMLGLTPLKTADFTLDLNFNYSKYRSRIVELTDEVDVFYLWSDSRGGAWTYVGDEIGDIYDRGLVTVEDRESPYFGYPILDEDGSWQAVNQASAKNKIGNFNPDFLAGMQVNMSYKRFSLSLNFDMRLGGDFVSQTFRYSESDLKTQRWLDQIINPNGLSGDALRDYLVANQDKFITDGLNVVGGPTAESGGFPFDYNVTVNDGVFNPGVIAQYNEEGNIIGYTENLGGEGTKYIPYADNYPWSFFKPATFDASYIKLREAAINYQLPVEFVNRLKMKSINVGLYTSNLILWTKAKVGIDPENAFQPEANGTFKQGIERYNVNPWVIPVGFKINASF; the protein is encoded by the coding sequence ATGGAAATTACATTTACTAAAAAAAATCTCATCCCGCCAAGTAGCCTATGGTTATTACTGCTACTGCTATTGCCCCAATGGGCTGAAGCCGGTATGCACCGCAGTGAAAAAATAATAGAAATGCATCAGACCAATCTGAGTCTCAGGGAATTTATCACTGAAATTGAATCCCAGAGTGAATTCAAATTCATCTATGCAGATGGGGTTCATGAACTTTTGGGACAAAACATCAAGGTAAGCCCTAAAGCCACTGTCCGGCATCACTTGAAAACTGCAGAAACCTTCACTCCTTTTGAATTCAAAATAACCGGAGAGAATATACTGATCAGAAAATCCATTAAAAAGCAGGCGGCGATACCCGTTACAGGACTGGTACTGGATGAAGACAACCAGCCGTTGGTAGGCGCCACAGTTTTGATAAAGGGAAGTACCTCCGGGGTAGTCACAGGAATAGACGGTACTTTTAGCATTGATGTTCCTAACGGTCAAGCCATACTGGTATTTAGCTACATAGGGTTCGAACCTCAGGAAATTGTAGTCCATAACCAGTCGTATATCAAAGTAGTCTTACTTTCCTCCTTTGCCGACATGGAAGGCGTAGTAGTCACTGCTTTGGGCATTGAAAGAGACGAGCGCTCCTTGGGCTATTCGGTCGCAGAGGTAGGTGAAAACGCCTTTCAAAATGGAAGTCAAGACAATGCCTTACGGTCAATCGCAGGCAGAGTACCAGGTGTGAGTGTCAATTCTACCGGTGGGGCAGGCTCCTCCGTTAGTATGATTATCCGGGGTATATCCTCTTTGAGCGGGGATAATCAGCCTTTATTTGTAGTAGATGGTGTCCCTATAATCAATACCCTGAACAACGTGTCAGAAATCGGCGCAGACAATAAAGTGGATTATGGCAATGCCATTTCGGATTTGAATCCGGAAGACATAGAAAGTATGTCTATCCTAAAAGGTCCAAGTGCAGCTGCGCTTTATGGCTCCAGAGCCGGCAATGGAGTGGTATTGATCACCACAAAGTCAGGAAGAAAAGTCAACAATGTCACCGTGAGCGTTTCCTCCAACACGCTACTTGAAATCCCCTATAAATACCTGCCCTTCCACAGCAGATTTGCTACCGGCGTGCGGCCTTACACACCGGATAACAATCCCTATCCAGGAGGCCAACTGGTCATCGAAGAAGGATCTTCAGCAGGTGCAGGCCCCGAACTGGACAAAGGATATGAGGCCATCCAGTGGAACAGCCCTTTGGATGCCAATGGTAATCGCATCCCCACTCCCCTAGTCTCTCACCCCAATAATGTGTCTGATTTTGTACGCACAGGTGTCACCACAACTAACGGAGTATCCGTGGCAAATAACAATGAATTCATAAACTATAGGATCGGTTATACCAACCTCAGCAATTGGGGAATAGTCCCTAATTCAGATTTTGGCAGAGACAACCTATCTGTCAATACTACTTTAAGGATTGACCCTAAGCTGACCCTGAGTTCAAGCATAAATATCAACCAGACAGGGTCGGATAACCGCCCTGCCGGAAATAGAGGGGCGAACCCGCTAGAAGCAGCCTATAAAGTTTCGCCGCATATTGATATCAACGAGCTTCAATCTTACTGGGTGCCCGGACAGGAAGGAATCCAACAGCGCTCCCAGGCAATTGGTGATTATGACAACCCCTATTTTCTTGCCTACGAAGTAAACAACAGCTTTAAAAGAAACAGGGTGTTTGGTAACCTAGGTCTGGAATACCAATTCACAGAGAATTTTAAGGTAAAAGCCAGCTATATGTTGGATATGTATTCAGAGCGGAGAGAATCTAAAATCCCGATCAGCTATACTGCTGATCCCAATGGAGGATATGGCCTGATCAACCTGGACAGAATGGAAAGAAATGCAGACATCCTTGCCACCTATACCCAGGATTACGACAATTTTCACTTGACCCTATCAGCCGGTGGAAACCTCAGGTTCAACCGCAACAATGCTGTGCAGAATTCCACTAAGGCGGAAGGTTCGGGATTGATTGTACCTGGGGTATACACCCTCAGCAATACATCTGCAGACAACCTGATTTACAATTCATCTATTTCAGAAAAAGCCGTGAATAGTATTTACGGATTGGCAAACTTCGGTTTCAGGGATTTGATTTACCTGGATGTGACTGCCAGAAATGACTGGTCTTCTACTTTGCCGGAGGCCAATAGATCCTACTTCTATCCTTCTGCCTCACTCAGTTTGATCCTAAATGAAATGCTGGATATGGGCAGCTCCATAGACCTGCTGAAGCTTAGATCCGGATGGGCGCAGGTAGGTAATGATACCGATCCCTACAATCTGTATCAGGTACTTGCAAATAACGGAGAATGGGATAGCCAAACCAGGCTGACCGTACCTGACAACCTCAAGACACCTGACCTGAAACCGGAAATTTCCACTTCCTATGAACTTGGATTGGAATTGATCGCTTTTCAAAACCGCCTACGCTTTGACCTGACCTATTTTAACACAGACAATAAAAACCAGATCCTTCCTGTCACCTTGCCATCCTCTTCCGGCTTCACCTCCAAATTCGTCAATGCCGGTTTGGTAAACAGCAAAGGCTGGGAAGTAATGTTAGGATTAACCCCTTTGAAAACAGCCGACTTTACACTGGATCTGAACTTTAACTACTCCAAATATAGGAGCCGAATCGTAGAGCTGACAGACGAAGTGGATGTATTCTACCTATGGTCAGACTCACGGGGCGGGGCTTGGACCTATGTGGGAGATGAGATCGGTGACATTTATGACCGGGGATTGGTAACCGTGGAAGACAGGGAATCCCCTTACTTCGGCTACCCTATCCTGGATGAAGACGGCAGCTGGCAAGCAGTCAATCAGGCATCTGCGAAAAACAAAATAGGAAATTTCAACCCGGATTTCCTTGCAGGAATGCAGGTAAACATGAGCTACAAACGCTTTTCGCTAAGCTTGAATTTTGATATGAGATTAGGCGGGGATTTCGTATCCCAAACGTTCCGATATTCTGAATCCGACCTTAAAACCCAACGTTGGCTGGATCAGATAATCAATCCAAACGGACTTTCGGGAGATGCCCTTCGGGACTATCTGGTAGCCAACCAGGATAAGTTTATCACCGATGGCCTCAATGTGGTGGGTGGTCCTACCGCAGAAAGTGGAGGATTTCCGTTTGATTACAATGTCACTGTGAACGATGGTGTATTTAACCCGGGGGTAATCGCCCAGTACAATGAGGAAGGAAATATTATAGGCTACACAGAGAATCTGGGCGGAGAAGGCACCAAATACATTCCATATGCAGATAATTATCCTTGGAGTTTTTTCAAACCTGCAACATTCGATGCTTCCTATATCAAGCTAAGGGAAGCCGCCATTAATTACCAGCTGCCAGTGGAGTTTGTCAATAGACTAAAAATGAAGTCCATCAATGTAGGCTTGTACACCAGCAACCTTATTCTATGGACCAAAGCAAAAGTAGGAATCGATCCCGAAAATGCATTCCAGCCAGAAGCAAACGGAACCTTCAAACAAGGGATAGAGCGGTACAATGTCAATCCTTGGGTCATTCCGGTAGGATTTAAAATCAATGCATCTTTCTAA
- a CDS encoding alkaline phosphatase PhoX: MKEEQQQDTSGRRSFLKNSLMVSIGFMGLKSFSGASAFAGNAPLLYDQYGPLLTDSKGIFNLPKGFSYKIISRSGELMDDGFLSPGRNDAMAAFRAKDGKVWVIRNHEISSDDPENGPFGIDNSKLQDLPESAIYDRGFGKNPSLGGTTTFLFNEDTQEIEYQYLSLAGTIRNCAGGPTPWNSWLTCEETFDSKLEGVNEHNHGYVFEVPVSDTAVLAEPVPLKGMGRFNHEAVAVDPDSGFVYLTEDRGDGLIYRFIPKEQGNFRAGGKLQALSIKGKKGFDTRNWEAQTMTIGDKLEVDWIDLENIDPEEDDLRLRGFDQGAARFARGEGMWYGNDEVYFACTNGGKAKQGQVFRYIASDEEKKGNEKTGGYLELFAEPNDKNILRACDNLTVAPWGDVILCEDNSRPRLIGITPKGEIYHLGLNVGYESELTGACFSPSGKTLFVNIQHAGLTLAITGPWKG; this comes from the coding sequence ATGAAGGAGGAGCAGCAGCAAGACACTTCGGGAAGAAGGTCATTTTTAAAAAACTCATTAATGGTCAGTATAGGCTTCATGGGGCTTAAATCTTTTAGCGGCGCATCCGCCTTTGCAGGAAATGCCCCTTTGTTATATGATCAGTACGGGCCTCTCCTAACTGATTCCAAAGGGATTTTTAATCTTCCAAAAGGCTTTTCCTATAAAATCATATCCAGATCAGGAGAACTTATGGATGACGGTTTTTTATCTCCCGGACGTAATGATGCCATGGCTGCATTCCGTGCTAAAGACGGAAAGGTATGGGTAATCAGAAATCATGAAATTTCTTCTGATGATCCTGAAAACGGTCCATTTGGAATAGATAATTCAAAACTTCAGGATCTGCCCGAATCTGCTATTTACGACAGGGGCTTTGGTAAAAATCCAAGCTTAGGTGGTACCACAACTTTTTTATTCAATGAGGATACACAGGAAATAGAATACCAGTACCTCTCATTAGCAGGGACTATAAGAAACTGTGCGGGTGGACCCACACCTTGGAATTCATGGCTTACCTGTGAAGAGACATTTGACAGTAAACTGGAAGGTGTAAATGAACATAACCATGGGTATGTATTTGAGGTGCCTGTTTCTGATACAGCTGTTTTGGCTGAACCTGTTCCGCTTAAGGGGATGGGGAGGTTTAACCATGAAGCGGTTGCAGTGGATCCGGACAGTGGCTTCGTCTACCTCACCGAGGACCGTGGAGATGGACTTATTTACCGGTTTATCCCAAAAGAGCAGGGAAACTTTCGTGCAGGCGGAAAGCTTCAGGCCCTGAGCATTAAAGGCAAAAAAGGATTTGATACACGTAACTGGGAAGCCCAGACAATGACTATAGGGGATAAGCTTGAAGTTGATTGGATTGACCTGGAAAATATTGATCCTGAGGAAGATGACCTGAGGTTAAGAGGCTTTGATCAGGGTGCAGCACGTTTTGCCAGGGGAGAAGGCATGTGGTATGGGAATGATGAAGTGTATTTCGCATGTACCAATGGAGGAAAGGCTAAGCAGGGGCAGGTGTTTAGATACATTGCCTCTGATGAGGAGAAGAAAGGGAATGAAAAAACAGGGGGATATCTGGAATTATTTGCTGAACCCAATGACAAAAATATTTTAAGAGCTTGTGATAACCTGACGGTGGCCCCCTGGGGAGATGTTATCCTATGCGAAGATAACAGCAGACCTAGATTGATCGGAATTACCCCAAAAGGTGAAATCTATCATCTCGGGCTAAATGTAGGATACGAATCTGAATTGACCGGAGCTTGTTTTTCCCCCAGCGGTAAAACCCTTTTTGTAAATATTCAACATGCAGGACTGACATTGGCAATTACAGGCCCTTGGAAAGGATAG
- a CDS encoding SusD/RagB family nutrient-binding outer membrane lipoprotein, translating into MKNYIKHISAFAMGLILSGSMTACKDLTETNINPNGVESTAVHPNLLLTTVLSNTATSDVNLGFGDIAGVMQHTQKDAWFTGHNNFEWSNQSWTGNYSILEDVKMMEQRAEALELPFYVGVAKVMNAYHFARIADLWGDAPYMDAVSGDQGGEQYLLPAFDSQQEIYEGVIEELKEANDILAALGTFEATPQDILFRGNVLKWRQFANSLRLRLYLRVSEKMPDMASQGMLEILNDASRYPIITDASDDAAISFPGGTSANSWPSNTEFDGSNGSNYRRIKMCATLVEVLQSLNDNRISVWAEKVQVPIVLDESLPAGTDEIIDGKRYISADIAVGKTVDTDPEYVGIPPAVSNIPSEYNLNPTPGQQSYNPHVSFISERYTAPSGALLKARLLSAAEVHFILAEASLSGLVNAGSAKDHYEAGVKASFEAWDLENDFDEYINGEAAFDNSLEQIMTQKWIASWTASTESWFDYRRTGYPELVAGPAAIRSVLPVRFYYMQDELTINEKNASEAVSRLETTQFSQADDKNSAWSKFWLLQGTGKPW; encoded by the coding sequence ATGAAAAACTACATAAAACATATCAGTGCTTTTGCCATGGGCTTGATCCTCTCAGGATCAATGACAGCATGCAAGGACTTGACCGAAACCAATATCAATCCAAACGGGGTGGAATCCACGGCTGTACACCCCAACCTATTGCTGACTACCGTTCTTTCCAACACCGCTACCTCAGATGTTAATCTGGGATTTGGGGACATTGCAGGAGTGATGCAGCATACGCAAAAAGACGCCTGGTTTACCGGCCACAACAACTTTGAATGGAGTAATCAGAGCTGGACGGGCAATTACAGCATTCTGGAAGATGTCAAAATGATGGAGCAGCGGGCTGAAGCTCTGGAACTACCCTTCTATGTGGGTGTAGCAAAGGTGATGAATGCATACCATTTTGCCAGGATTGCCGACCTATGGGGAGATGCTCCTTATATGGACGCGGTGAGTGGTGATCAGGGAGGCGAACAATACCTCTTGCCTGCATTTGACTCGCAGCAAGAGATCTATGAAGGCGTGATAGAGGAATTAAAAGAGGCAAATGATATATTGGCAGCATTAGGCACATTTGAGGCTACTCCACAGGATATACTATTCCGCGGCAATGTGCTGAAGTGGAGACAATTCGCCAATTCTCTCCGGTTGAGACTTTACCTGAGGGTTTCAGAGAAAATGCCTGATATGGCCAGTCAGGGAATGCTGGAAATACTCAATGATGCGTCTCGCTACCCAATCATTACAGATGCATCAGATGATGCGGCCATTTCTTTCCCTGGTGGCACTTCAGCCAACTCCTGGCCTTCCAATACAGAATTTGACGGCTCTAACGGCAGCAACTACCGCAGGATAAAAATGTGTGCTACACTCGTAGAGGTACTGCAGTCCCTGAATGACAACAGAATCTCAGTATGGGCTGAAAAAGTTCAGGTTCCGATTGTACTCGATGAGTCCTTACCGGCCGGAACAGATGAAATCATAGACGGTAAACGATACATATCAGCAGATATAGCAGTCGGAAAAACAGTTGATACCGACCCTGAGTATGTTGGTATTCCTCCTGCAGTTTCCAATATACCAAGTGAGTACAACCTCAATCCTACTCCAGGCCAGCAATCCTACAACCCGCACGTATCCTTTATCAGTGAACGATACACTGCGCCTTCAGGAGCATTGCTAAAGGCAAGACTGCTGAGTGCGGCCGAAGTTCACTTCATCTTAGCTGAAGCCAGTTTATCAGGTCTGGTGAATGCAGGATCTGCAAAAGATCATTATGAAGCCGGGGTTAAAGCATCCTTTGAGGCTTGGGACTTGGAAAATGATTTTGATGAATACATTAATGGGGAAGCCGCTTTTGACAATAGTCTGGAGCAGATTATGACCCAAAAATGGATTGCTTCATGGACTGCATCCACAGAATCCTGGTTTGATTACAGAAGAACGGGATATCCTGAGCTTGTAGCAGGACCTGCAGCTATCCGTAGCGTGCTTCCCGTCCGCTTTTATTATATGCAGGATGAATTGACCATCAACGAGAAAAATGCCAGTGAAGCAGTAAGCCGCTTGGAAACTACCCAATTTTCCCAAGCTGATGATAAAAACAGTGCATGGTCCAAGTTCTGGTTGCTTCAAGGCACCGGAAAACCATGGTAA
- a CDS encoding adenylate/guanylate cyclase domain-containing protein yields the protein MRHFFLGRYHHPRVEERIFMFVDMKSSTTIAENLGHVRYFEMLKEYFSDLSSAVIDHAGAIYQYAGDEMIICWKLKDGLSNHNCMECFFDMRYRLEMQAQKYHVKFGVLPTFKAGLHYGTVTTGEIGSLKKEIIFTGDVLNTTARIQSLCNHFKAELLVSVDLVKTLNLPSTYTVKSVEESFLKGPIKPMELFSISMMGGK from the coding sequence TTGCGGCATTTTTTTCTGGGGAGATACCATCATCCCCGGGTAGAAGAAAGAATATTTATGTTTGTGGATATGAAGTCATCCACTACCATTGCTGAAAACCTTGGCCATGTCAGGTACTTTGAAATGTTAAAAGAATATTTTTCCGACCTTTCAAGTGCTGTTATTGACCATGCAGGTGCCATCTATCAATATGCTGGAGATGAGATGATCATCTGTTGGAAACTGAAGGACGGATTGAGTAACCATAACTGCATGGAGTGCTTTTTTGACATGAGATACAGGCTTGAGATGCAGGCCCAAAAGTACCATGTGAAATTTGGGGTTTTACCAACGTTCAAAGCAGGGCTGCATTATGGTACAGTAACTACAGGGGAGATCGGGTCGCTGAAAAAGGAAATCATATTTACAGGCGATGTCTTAAATACTACAGCGAGGATACAAAGCCTTTGTAACCATTTTAAGGCCGAACTTCTGGTATCGGTCGATCTGGTAAAGACGCTTAATCTACCCTCCACATATACGGTAAAATCGGTTGAAGAGAGTTTTCTTAAAGGCCCAATTAAGCCAATGGAGCTATTTTCCATTTCAATGATGGGTGGGAAGTAA
- a CDS encoding FecR family protein, translating into MDRSKKEIKILVDKYLEGSISKTEFDQFLVGLDHKAISQVYSEVLKSNFEKSIADAYPEPASIHNPKADKSFVANYPKIAATVILLICIAVVAFNFLQNSSQQEVISYATPQGEQLNLALPDGSEVSLNVASKLEQLPFEDQVKREVRLEGEAYFQVAKDKVHPFEIQTQGINILVVGTAFNVNSYPQDNTIAIAVTEGIVKVSFLQAGKAIEEKLTQGQLLTVDKTSQSYSIKDSEDPVFWREKILYFNHTDFSQVINSLERWYDTDLEVTDPSLYEIKITGQFKNKRLEEVIQSIGYLTNRESEISESIKIQQSQ; encoded by the coding sequence ATGGATCGATCAAAAAAGGAGATCAAAATACTGGTAGATAAATATTTGGAGGGGAGTATAAGCAAAACTGAGTTTGATCAGTTCCTAGTTGGATTGGACCATAAAGCTATTAGTCAGGTATATTCAGAGGTACTTAAATCAAATTTTGAAAAATCAATTGCCGACGCTTATCCAGAGCCTGCTAGCATACACAACCCCAAAGCAGACAAATCCTTTGTAGCCAACTATCCCAAGATTGCGGCAACTGTGATTCTTTTGATCTGTATAGCCGTGGTTGCCTTTAATTTCCTTCAGAACTCCAGCCAACAGGAAGTGATATCGTATGCAACTCCACAGGGAGAGCAACTCAATCTTGCGTTGCCTGATGGGTCTGAGGTAAGCCTGAATGTAGCCTCCAAATTGGAGCAACTCCCTTTTGAGGATCAAGTCAAGCGAGAAGTCAGATTAGAAGGTGAAGCCTATTTCCAAGTCGCTAAAGACAAGGTACATCCCTTTGAAATCCAGACCCAAGGTATAAACATTCTGGTGGTAGGAACAGCCTTCAATGTCAACTCTTACCCACAGGACAATACAATAGCGATAGCTGTCACCGAAGGGATTGTCAAAGTTTCCTTTCTGCAAGCAGGGAAGGCTATAGAAGAAAAGCTTACTCAAGGACAGCTGCTTACTGTAGATAAAACCTCCCAAAGTTATTCGATAAAAGATTCTGAGGATCCTGTATTCTGGAGAGAAAAGATTTTGTACTTCAACCATACGGATTTCTCCCAGGTAATCAATTCTCTGGAAAGATGGTATGACACAGATCTAGAGGTAACCGACCCCAGCCTCTATGAAATCAAGATCACCGGTCAGTTCAAAAACAAAAGGCTGGAAGAAGTAATCCAATCCATAGGATACCTGACTAACAGAGAATCAGAAATCTCAGAATCTATCAAAATACAACAATCACAGTGA